In Besnoitia besnoiti strain Bb-Ger1 chromosome IX, whole genome shotgun sequence, a single genomic region encodes these proteins:
- a CDS encoding hypothetical protein (encoded by transcript BESB_015080): MGPPASGAISEVAGSEKPRDVAASAGLTQGEADSPPARKAAREALKRMHALSSQQDISFHGESATAPEQAHVPQKSSWKALSSARLAAGGENASAEAGAEGRVNQPETVHITLADSKKVCFSRSTRLGDSAGATQGGAPSISPKGPTPSALPETVTASGIPARLATSSLSPPAAVSEHTVPFNPPSPSRQAERQRAPYQISDARTSEVVTPALQFPRQGQESQAAREGPPHIPATHEVVQVASARQLASSAAQDQADQASETSVSAATVAGVGSVAADATPVLPRQPSAAPASTPASGSTGPFSDLSHVERDSAPRVALAGQAGEPCHIAAFGDGEPAGGHSSAAPEPLSSEHLHVAGRPALSANGTSPSSASTRALGSPGGVRLHPAGRNSLRPPYWLTRETEPPGTVHGAQRACLVGAQRASPARRASWWGGFDGEPEPRQPLSSFWRERGKRLKGYNGIAAEEVALRSRPPRGTEQKVVFATRGGQPHEAAVASPYTLGGGQNLEAVVAAPAGVGGSERRHLEPGRPSEEDLLAFAEAQEAIRELEATLAEQEVRARGENMLKEGCIAYQDESIRLLKAHIRKLSEDLECYAASNAFERKETAGLLRHLRLLRRLRGARQGSIEGLQILYRKLEAAREGVRLPTHEYDMPLQADPEGRDGAPSFPSGAPAQVAPQPQVLQAQTPQPQALPPPSSAAVPPPKSGRLSPLATEQPGASQSLPASSADVQSSTLEVKLPEPARSADLQRSSPSRPAALESQPPAPAKPLLVDSATEMSEAGFDELLGEREEKRRHEEEERQRMEMEVRILHEQTVALREQQRQEEEMLRQQQAQLELLREQERLLKAQEEEQEEMQKRVVARLEAEALDQNIRESRREELRQLVRETTTPYPFAPSESRRRLALACPDGRSLGTLPASPMPRTFSPYGYGAAGGAAAAESAEYRLHLMDGGRERDGMLSARSRSPSPSYWALLTKEEAEAREDLRNTNELLQKKCTELHAQITYLQMAGAGLSREQLEYLETQLAEQKAYAEALEKQNKELVEMAEEALKEQSDALQKEWEAKLNAVQQEKDQATAAIKGEGEKARANIVELQRKADAAERTKDDALSRLVMSERLVAEAEEGRKRAEDRVKQREQDVESLRQKLTGLEAELGELRKARGVDEEGLLRQISEKDRVISSLRESTQLEAKEKETLKKEVEQLKMENESAKSVMRSQVASLAQQLERDQQEKEEVISFMRQESHAFQAQASEAEASCQLLEDKCRKEQERVTALEEEKKTLQSALLEMKERQSKILQDEAQLKKGTEGLNRSLAEKALHLEQTRQSLASVERDLAASRAECAKALEDLKAEKAVRQEEQQRHKEELEKLKGEGKKDVELQSQVAELQRAHQELERKAEEAEKRCADAENKRAEEEKLRNEAEEKYAKLSEMNAKQHFEREKFLQKHLQEKDVLKQTLSRMVEENSDLQKRFENELDSRNEGFKKELETSQATFAAELKQATATAEAALTRQATLEENFKEELSSVKKQHESQLSSVKKSYEKEVEQTKKALLLQKSMSIEGLNRRHQEEIQALRNDAQRALAEAKKEYELALAAHKEQTEAALAKAKAQYEEALRRQTEEHDALKKAHAKDVERLSKTQVEKLEEHRKKNEETVEELKRRSAADLHETKERMARSAEDYMNIVKEQREKADKAVATTKKLHAEEIERLKTKFKRQEEDLRSEIERYKKNLELERRMHGTHSDRFRQTLQESIMNLQHEIDTITRKLEEACDKNQKLESENADLLKVKEDLEREKVTIEEERGRTADGHDQLERRLKETLDSVKTQEKKIEDLTKTLNEKEGKLAELRHALEKEKADGVAKDERLKKAVESARLVKNQEMKQREIANSLKSQLAAKEKALADLEEDVDHLQDMLRSKDHSDLEAMAQIKRKASALEFDLEEARTTNAELRKVRDKLAAERRESTEKICKLQEEIDRLTTEATRREEDPKTGKIGNELAHLEKQVHNLEMKLEEQVHLEAKIRAEARHFEEEARQKSREIERLKDELSITREKVTEANQRMRKSLEEYTREQEDLRSRLSRDFARKEELLQARLHEFQMKLGEQREDRNAGDSCRIRELEALVARLSSQHAGPLSASVVEDLKCYFRRAVDSLLQILPAFGDGEAISLLITQMHPVLSTKEVVEALRQLAPWTPASVLETLVERLVSPAEARAIFEHLVREASLKELSPEAVQLASSLRSLCRSLRGRGAKGLSGGTQNERPNKAANSADTEEQLARFVERAPPLESLHLLKTIGDGLPLPQLTALLESLLPRVPHESVASLLTCLFPNDALEKVGDALGEEFENLLREFGHMGELEKVVQLLSDGVKQIKAIYCSTSPPPSATSPGFSAPLTTYEPPSVVVPPMYPMFYPKVYPQYPPTYPPQAAVPPVTPSAPPVTQSAPPVTQSAPLPAPQPIVEPRQAPVRVQPRPAGPRVFNVCAKLSYKLLAQKKPMKAVAVSPHAVEAMQRTVSESSTN; encoded by the exons ATGGGGCCTCCCGCATCAGGCGCGATATCCGAGGTCGCGGGCAGCGAGAAGCCCCGCGACGTGGCGGCTTCAGCAGGGCTTACACAAGGTGAAGCAGATTCTCCGCCGGCCAGAAAAGCTGCTCGAGAAGCCCtgaagcgcatgcatgctCTTTCTTCTCAGCAAGACATATCCTTCCATGGCGAATCCGCAACTGCGCCTGAGCAAGCTCACGTGCCCCAGAAAAGTAGCTGGAAAGCCCTCTCGTCTGCACGTTTAGCCGCCGGCGGTGAGAACGCAAGCGCCGAGGCAGGGGCAGAGGGTCGCGTGAACCAGCCTGAGACTGTTCACATCACTCTGGCTGACTCCAAGAAAGTCTGCTTTAGTAGGTCTACTCGGCTAGGTGACTCTGCGGGGGCCACacaaggcggcgcgccgtccaTCTCCCCGAAAGGCCCGACGCCTTCGGCGCTTCCTGAGACGGTGACGGCCTCCGGCAtcccggcgcgcctcgccacgagttctctgtcgcctccggCCGCCGTTTCCGAGCATACTGTCCCGTTTAACCCACCCTCGCCCAGTCGCCAGGCTGAGCGCCAACGGGCCCCCTACCAAATATCGGATGCGCGAACGTCCGAGGTGGTgacgccggcgctgcagttCCCGCGACAAGGGCAAGAGAGCcaagctgcgcgagagggcCCTCCCCACATCCCAGCCACGCACGAGGTGGTGCAggtggcctccgcgcggcaaCTCGCCTCGAGTGCGGCACAAGACCAAGCAGATCAGGCTTCGGAGacgtctgtctctgcggccaCCGTGGCAGGGGTCGGTTCTGTGGCAGCAGACGCCACCCCCGTGCTGCCAAGGCAGCCTTCGGCGGCACCAGCCTCCACTCCAGCGAGCGGGTCCACTGGACCGTTTTCAGATTTGTCGCATGTGGAGAGGGACTCGGCACCTCGAGTCGCCCTCGCAGGCCAAGCTGGCGAACCCTGTCATATCGCTGCCttcggcgacggagagcctGCGGGGGGTCactccagcgcggcgccggagccgcTGTCGTCTGAGCACCTCCACGTCGCTGGTCGccccgccctctccgcgAATGGAACTTCGCCTAGCTCAGCTTCCACCAGAGCGCTCGGGAGTCCCGGTGGCGTTCGCCTGCACCCAGCAGGAAGAAACTCGCTGCGACCCCCGTACTGGCTCACGCGGGAGACGGAGCCGCCCGGAACCGTCCACGGGGCCCAGCGCGCCTGCTTAGTaggggcgcagcgcgcgtctCCAGCCCGTCGCGCGAGTTGGTGGGGGGGCTTTGACGGAGAGCCCGAGCCTCGGCAGCCTCTGTCGAGTTTCTGGCGCGAACGGGGAAAGCGCCTGAAGGGTTACAACGGCATTGCTGCGGAAGAAGTGGCGCTGCGGTCCAGGCCGCCCAGGGGAACCGAACAGAAAGTGGTGTTCGCTACTCGCGGGGGGCAGCCGCACgaggccgcggtcgcctcgccgtACACGCTAGGCGGCGGGCAAAACCTGGAGGCGGTCGTGGCAGCTcccgcgggcgtcggcggctcCGAGAGAAGGCACCTCGAGCCGGGGCGGCCGTCTGAGGAGGATCTGCTGGCTTTTGCGGAGGCTCAAGAAGCCATTCGCGAACTGGAAGCAACTCTTGCTGAACAGGAGGTacgagcgcgcggagaaaacaTGTTAAAGGAAGGATGCATCGCCTACCAAGACGAGTCCATTCGGCTGCTCAAGGCACACATACGCAAACTGTCTGAGGACTTGGAGTGCTACGCGGCATCCAACGCATTCgagcggaaggagacggcTGGCCTTCTCCGGcacctgcgtctgctgcgtcgacTTCGCGGAGCGCGACAAGGCAGCATCGAAGGGCTGCAGATCCTGTATCGAAagctcgaggcggcgagggaagGAGTTCGTCTCCCTACCCACGAGTACGATATGCCGCTTCAAGCAGACCCTGAGGGGCGGGACGGGGCTCCGTCTTTCCctagcggcgcgccggcccAGGTGGCGCCTCAGCCACAGGTGCTTCAGGCGCAAACGCCTCAACCGCAGGCTCTCCCCccgccttcgtccgctgcTGTCCCCCCCCCG AAATCCGGCCGGCTTTCGCCTCTAGCGACTGAACAGCCCGGTGCTTCTCAGTCTCTGCCGGCCTCCAGCGCAGACGTTCAGTCCTCCACGCTCGAGGTCAAGTTGCCGGAGCCTGCGCGCTCTGCCGATCTCCAGAGGTCGAGTCCGAGCCGCCCGGCAGCCCTGGAGTCCCAGCCGCCAGCCCCCGCAAAGCCGCTGCTCGTTGACTCCGCGACCGAGATGTCTGAGGCGGGCTTTGACGAGCTTTTGGGCGAAAGggaagagaagcgaagacacgaggaggaggagcgccaGAGGATGGAAATGGAGGTCCGCATCTTGCATGAACAAACGGTGGCTCTACGTGAGCAGCAGaggcaagaagaggagaTGCTGCGCCaacagcaggcgcagctcgagTTGCTGAGGGAGCAGGAGAGGCTGTTGAAGGCGCAAGAGGAGGAACAAGAGGAAATGCAGAAACGGGTTGTCGCGCGATTGGAAGCCGAAGCGCTGGATCAGAACATCCGAGAG AGCCGGAGGGAGGAGCTCCGTCAGCTGGTGCGAGAGACAACGACCCCCTACCCGTTTGCTCCAAGTGagagtcgccgtcgcctcgcactGGCATGCCCAGACGGCCGCAGTCTGGGCACGCTGCCGGCTTCGCCTATGCCTCGAACTTTCTCGCCCTACGGCTATGGCGCGGCCGGaggggctgctgctgccgagTCGGCGGAGTATAGACTCCATCTCATGGACGGGGGCAGGGAACGCGACGGAATGCTGAGCGCCAGGTCGCGGTCGCCATCGCCTTCGTACTGGGCGTTGCTGACCaaggaggaggccgaggcgcgcgaggacctGCGAAACACGAACGAACTTCTGCAGAAAAAGTGCACGGAATTGCATGCTCAGATAACGTACCTGCAAATGGCTGGAGCAGGGCTGAGTAGGGAGCAACTTGAGTACCTTGAAACCCAGCTCGCGGAGCAAAAGGCGTATGCCGAGGCACTCGAGAAACAAAACAAAGAGCTCGTGGAGatggcagaggaggcgctcaaGGAGCAAAGCGACGCGCTGCAAAAGGAGTGGGAGGCCAAATTGAACGCTGTTCAGCAAGAAAAAGATCAAGCGACCGCCGCCATAAAAGGCGAAGGGGAAaaggcgagggcgaacaTCGTGGAGCTCCAG CGCAaagccgacgccgcggagagaacAAAGGATGACGCCCTGAGTCGGCTGGTCATGTCCGAGCGCCTAGTTGCGGAAGCCGAAGAGGGTCGCAAGCGAGCGGAAGACCGTGtgaagcagcgagagcagGACGTCGAGAGCCTGCGCCAGAAGTTGACAGGCCTCGAGGCGGAGCTTGGCGAGCTCCGAAAGGCGCGGGGCGTGGACGAGGAAGGTCTACTTCGCCAGATCTCTGAGAAGGATCGGGTGATTTCTTCGCTTAGAGAGTCCACGCAGTTGGAGGCGAAAGAAAAGGAGACGCTGAAGAAAGAAGTTGAACAGCTCAAGATGGAGAACGAATCAGCCAAGAGTGTGATGCGGTCTCAAGTCGCTTCCCTCGCGCAACAGCTAGAAAGAGACCAgcaagagaaggaagaagttATCTCATTCATGCGTCAAGAGAGTCACGCCTTCCAGGCGCAAGCTTCCGAGGCTGAGGCCAGCTGCCAGCTGCTGGAAGACAAGTGCAGGAAGGAACAGGAGCGCGTGaccgcgctggaggaggagaagaagactcTACAGTCCGCACTCCTCGAGATGAAGGAAAGGCAGTCCAAGATTCTCCAAGACGAGGCACAGTTGAAAAAAGGGACCGAAGGCTTGAACCGAAGCCTGGCAGAGAAGGCCTTGCATCTTGAACAGACTCGTCAGAGTCTCGCTTCAGTGGAGCGGGActtggcggcctcgcgcgcggagtgtgcgaaggcgctggaggacCTCAAGGCTGAGAAGGCGGTGCGCCAGGAGGAGCAACAGAGACATAAAGAGGAGTTGGAGAAGCTGAAGGGGGAAGGGAAGAAGGATGTTGAGTTGCAGAGCCAGGTCGCCGAACTGCAGCGCGCTCACCAAGAACTCGAGAGGAAGGCTGAAGAGGCTGAGAagcgctgcgcagacgccgagaacaagagagcggaagaggagaagctgcgaaatgaagcggaggagaagTATGCGAAACTCTCGGAGATGAATGCCAAACAGCACTTCGAGAGGGAGAAATTTCTTCAGAAGCACCTTCAGGAGAAAGACGTCCTGAAACAAACTCTGAGTCGCATGGTCGAGGAGAACTCCGACCTACAAAAGAGATTCGAGAATGAGCTAGACAGCCGGAATGAGGGATTCAAGAAGGAGCTGGAAACCAGTCAGGCGACATTCGCGGCAGAGCTgaagcaggcgacggcgacagccgaggcggcgctgacaCGTCAGGCAACTCTCGAGGAGAACTTCAAGGAAGAACTTTCGAGTGTCAAGAAGCAACATGAGAGCCAGCTGTCGAGTGTGAAGAAGTCTTACGAGAAAGAAGTTGAGCAAACCAAGAAagcgctgcttctgcagaaGTCCATGTCGATTGAAGGACTCAACAGAAGGCATCAAGAGGAGATCCAGGCTCTCCGAAAtgacgcgcagagagctcTGGCTGAAGCTAAGAAGGAGTATGAACTGGCGCTTGCTGCCCACAAGGAACAGACTGAGGCGGCCCTAGCCAAGGCAAAGGCGCAATACGAAGAGGCTCTGAGGAGACAGACCGAAGAGCATGACGCCCTCAAGAAGGCGCACGCCAAAGACGTGGAGAGACTCAGCAAGACGCAGGTCGAGAAGCTGGAGGAGCATCGGAAGAAGAACGAAGAAACGGTCGAGGAGCTCAAGCGACGAAGTGCGGCCGACCTCCACGAGACAAAAGAGAGAatggcgagaagcgcggaggACTACATGAACATCGTCAAAGAACAACGCGAAAAGGCTGACAAAGCGGTCGCGACAACCAAGAAACTCCATGCGGAGGAAATCGAAAGACTGAAAACCAAGTTCAAACGGCAAGAAGAGGACCTTCGTAGCGAAATTGAAC GGTACAAGAAGAACCTCGAGCTGGAGCGACGGATGCACGGCACCCACTCGGATCGTTTCCGGCAGACCCTTCAAGAGAGCATTATGAACTTGCAGCACGAAATCGATACGATCACGCGGAAGTTGGAGGAGGCATGCGACAAGAATCAGAAGCTGGAATCTGAGAACGCAGATCTCCTGAAGGTGAAGGAAGATCTTGAGCGAGAAAAAGTCACGATAGAGGAAGAACGCGGCCGCACTGCCGATGGACACGATCAGCTGGAGCGTCGCCTCAAAGAGACACTGGACAGCGTAAAGACCCAAGAGAAAAAGATCGAAGATCTGACGAAAACGCTGAACGAAAAAGAGGGCAAGTTGGCGGAGCTCCGTCACGCACttgagaaggagaaagcTGACGGGGTCGCGAAGGACGAGAGACTGAAAAAGGCCGTCGAATCCGCGCGTCTGGTCAAGAACCAAGAAATGAAACAGCGTGAAATTGCCAACTCCCTTAAG AGCCAGCTTGCAGCCAAGGAGAAGGCTCTAGCAGACTTGGAAGAAGATGTGGATCATTTGCAGGATATGCTGAGATCGAAGGACCACAGTGACTTGGAAGCGATGGCGCAGATAAAGCGAAAGGCATCGGCACTGGAGTTCGACTTGGAAGAGGCCAGAACGACGAATGCGGAGTTGAGGAAAGTGCGCGACAAGCTggcagcagagcggcgcgaaTCGACAGAAAAGATTTGCAAACTTCAAGAG GAAATAGATCGACTTACTACAGAAGCCACAAGGCGTGAGGAAGATCCCAAGACAGGCAAGATCGGCAATGAGCTGGCTCACTTGGAGAAGCAAGTGCATAATCTTGAGATGAAACTGGAGGAACAGGTTCACCTCGAAGCTAAGATTCGAGCTGAGGCGAGGCATTTTGAGGAAGAAGCAAGGCAAAAATCGAGGGAGATCGAGAGGCTCAAAGACGAGCTTTCAATAACACGG GAGAAGGTCACCGAAGCCAACCAGCGTATGCGGAAGAGCCTGGAGGAGTACACGCGTGAGCAGGAAGATCTGCGGAGCCGTCTGTCGCGTGACTTTGCTAGAAAAGAAGAACTGCTTCAGGCCAGGTTGCACGAGTTCCAGATGAAActcggcgagcagcgcgaagaTAGGAACGCAGGTGACAGCTGCCGGATTCGAGAGCTCGAGGCCCTCGTTGCTCGTCTTTCGTCTCAGCACGCAGGGcccctctccgcgtccgTAGTTGAAGATCTGAAGTGCTACTTCCGACGTGCAGTCGATTCGCTCCTGCAGATTCTGCCGGCGTTCGGCGATGGGGAAGCGATAAGTCTCCTCATCACTCAGATGCACCCCGTCCTCTCTACCAAAGAAGTTGTGGAGGCCCTGCGGCAGCTCGCCCCCTGGACGCCTGCCAGCGTCCTGGAGACCCTGGTGGAGCGGCTGGTTtcgccagcggaggcgcgggcgattTTTGAGCATCTGGTTAGGGAAGCGTCTTTGAAGGAGCTGTCTCCCGAGGCTGTTCAGCTTGCCTCGTCACTTCGTAGCCTCTGCCGCAGTCTCCGTGGCCGCGGCGCCAAAGGCCTCTCCGGAGGCACGCAGAACGAGCGACCCAACAAGGCCGCCAACTCTGCTGACACAGAAGAGCAACTCGCCCGTTTTGTCGAAAGAGCACCCCCACTCGAGAGCCTCCACCTGCTGAAGACCATCGGAGACGGACTGCCGCTACCTCAACTCACTGCGCTACTCGAGTCGCTGCTCCCGCGTGTGCCGCACGAGAGtgtcgcgtctctgctgaCGTGCTTGTTCCCCAACGATGCGCTCGAGAAGGTTGGGGACGCTCTGGGAGAAGAGTTTGAGAACTTGTTAAGGGAATTCGGGCACATGGGTGAGCTGGAGAAGGTTGTGCAGCTGCTGAGTGACGGCGTCAAGCAAATCAAGG CAATTTACTGCAGCACATCTCCGCCGCCTAGCGCCACGTCCCCTGGCTTCTCAGCACCGCTTACGACGTACGAACCACCGTCGGTGGTAGTCCCTCCTATGTATCCGATGTTTTATCCGAAGGTTTATCCGCAATATCCGCCGACTTATCCTCCCCAAGCTGCGGTGCCGCCAGTTAccccgtcggcgccgccagtTACCCAGTCGGCTCCGCCAGTTACCCAGTCGGCTCCGCTACCAGCTCCTCAGCCAATCGTCGAGCCCAGGCAAGCTCCAGTCAGGGTGCAGCCCAGACCTGCGGGCCCGCGCGTGTTCAATGTGTGTGCGAAGCTGAGCTACAAGCTTCTTGCTCAAAAGAAGCCCATGAAGGCAGTCGCCGTGAGCCCTCACGCCGTTGAGGCTATGCAAAGGACCGTCTCAGAATCGTCGACAAATTGA